The Psychromonas sp. MME1 genome window below encodes:
- the ppnN gene encoding nucleotide 5'-monophosphate nucleosidase PpnN has protein sequence MISHISPVGSMALLSQLEVNQLTHSASSEIYQLFRNCSLAVLNSGSHTDSSKEILEKYSDFEIKVLRQERGMKLELKNPPQEAFVDGELIKGIQENLFSVLRDILYVNSKIYHSEYNEHDSAQTTSLIFSILRNANTLRAGVEPSVIACWGGHSINDIEFHYTQEVGSQLGLRELNICTGCGPGAMEGPMKGAAVGHAKQRVNDGRYIGLTEPGIIAAEPPNPIVNELVILPDIEKRLEAFVRIAHSIIIFPGGPGTAEELLYILGIMMHPENKRQPFSIILTGPKESESYFKAIDQFIGDTLGEEAQQHYEIIIADPALVAQTIKRSMQKVTDYRRAIGDAYSFNWSLKIDHAFQHPFIPNHENMANLQLDANQPIDQLAANLRRLFSGIVGGNVKDEGIKSVEQFGPFKIKGDKALMQKIDKLLQSFIKQGRMKLPGSVYTPCYEIIK, from the coding sequence ATGATTTCCCATATCAGTCCAGTAGGCAGCATGGCACTACTTTCTCAGCTTGAAGTAAACCAATTAACACACAGTGCAAGCAGTGAAATTTATCAACTTTTTCGTAACTGTTCTCTTGCGGTATTAAATTCCGGTAGTCATACCGATAGCAGTAAAGAAATTTTAGAAAAATATAGCGATTTTGAAATCAAAGTATTACGCCAAGAGAGAGGGATGAAACTTGAATTAAAAAATCCACCTCAAGAGGCTTTTGTCGATGGGGAGCTTATTAAAGGGATACAAGAAAATTTATTCTCCGTATTACGTGATATTTTATATGTTAATTCAAAAATTTATCATTCTGAATATAACGAACATGACTCTGCACAGACCACCAGCTTGATCTTTTCTATTTTGCGTAATGCCAATACCTTACGAGCAGGTGTAGAACCTTCCGTAATCGCATGTTGGGGAGGTCATTCAATTAATGATATCGAATTTCATTACACTCAAGAAGTGGGTAGCCAATTAGGCTTAAGAGAACTTAATATCTGCACCGGTTGTGGGCCGGGTGCAATGGAAGGCCCAATGAAAGGCGCTGCTGTTGGGCATGCAAAACAGCGTGTCAATGATGGCCGCTATATTGGTCTAACGGAGCCGGGTATTATCGCGGCTGAACCACCAAACCCGATCGTCAATGAATTAGTTATTTTACCTGATATTGAAAAGCGCCTAGAAGCCTTTGTGCGTATCGCTCATAGCATTATTATTTTCCCAGGCGGGCCCGGCACAGCGGAGGAATTATTATATATTTTAGGGATAATGATGCACCCTGAAAATAAACGCCAGCCCTTCTCGATTATATTAACGGGCCCCAAGGAGAGTGAGTCCTATTTTAAAGCAATAGATCAATTTATTGGCGATACGCTCGGTGAAGAAGCACAACAACATTATGAAATAATCATAGCCGACCCAGCCTTGGTAGCACAGACTATTAAAAGATCCATGCAAAAAGTGACTGATTATCGTCGTGCCATTGGTGATGCTTACTCATTTAATTGGTCTTTAAAAATAGATCATGCTTTTCAGCACCCATTTATTCCTAACCATGAAAATATGGCCAATCTTCAATTAGATGCCAATCAGCCTATCGACCAACTTGCCGCTAATTTGCGCCGACTATTCTCAGGTATTGTAGGCGGTAATGTTAAAGATGAAGGGATCAAATCTGTCGAGCAATTTGGCCCCTTTAAAATAAAAGGAGATAAAGCACTAATGCAAAAAATTGATAAATTACTACAAAGTTTTATTAAACAAGGGCGTATGAAATTACCCGGTTCGGTTTACACCCCCTGTTATGAGATTATCAAGTAA
- the xni gene encoding flap endonuclease Xni — MLSTLLVIDAMNLVRRIYAVQEKQHGETQAAILATEVTACNALKKLLQLHQPSHAICVFDSHSHSWRHELYPNYKQGRKPIPSLLKNNLQQIQDQFFAIGVDSLVTEQDEADDLIATLAHKMAYNQQKCIIVSTDKGFYQLLNSHIIIYDYFQQTYTDALRVKNKMTLSCQQLCDYWAITGITGSAIKGVEGVGSKGALALLQSYSSLQNILQQPLETTDKRVQKVLQQQQQALLAKQLVTLQTSMTLGFNLHDLRYQEKM; from the coding sequence ATGCTATCAACGTTACTTGTAATAGATGCAATGAATCTTGTGCGGCGCATTTACGCCGTACAAGAAAAACAACATGGAGAAACACAAGCTGCCATTTTGGCAACAGAAGTAACCGCCTGTAACGCATTAAAAAAATTATTACAGTTACATCAACCTAGCCATGCTATTTGTGTTTTTGATAGCCATAGCCACAGTTGGCGTCATGAACTCTATCCGAACTATAAACAGGGGCGAAAACCGATCCCCTCCCTGCTAAAAAATAATTTACAGCAGATACAAGATCAATTCTTTGCAATAGGAGTCGACTCATTAGTCACTGAGCAGGATGAAGCGGATGACCTTATCGCGACCCTTGCACATAAAATGGCCTACAATCAACAAAAATGCATTATTGTATCAACCGACAAAGGCTTCTATCAGCTGTTAAATAGCCATATCATTATCTATGACTATTTTCAGCAAACCTATACTGATGCGCTACGCGTTAAAAATAAAATGACGTTATCCTGTCAACAGTTATGTGATTATTGGGCAATCACAGGTATCACAGGCAGCGCAATTAAAGGCGTTGAAGGGGTCGGTAGTAAAGGAGCATTAGCATTGTTACAAAGCTATTCTAGTTTACAAAATATTTTACAACAACCACTCGAGACAACTGACAAGCGCGTCCAAAAAGTTTTACAACAGCAACAACAGGCGTTGCTTGCTAAGCAGCTAGTAACGCTGCAAACCTCCATGACCCTAGGCTTTAACTTACACGATTTACGCTATCAAGAAAAA